The Lycium barbarum isolate Lr01 chromosome 10, ASM1917538v2, whole genome shotgun sequence genome includes a region encoding these proteins:
- the LOC132614970 gene encoding uncharacterized protein LOC132614970 produces the protein MEHPFFINTTNNNNPQTTRPEAIRWLSISEKLLTNRDLIGSKSFATRARESDPTLSPATDQILTIVDTLIAGDKRINNHHFDYYSILQIPNNQTQNSDFINEQYRRFNLLLNPQNNSFPFADQAFRLIVDAFSVLSNPLRKSMYDKELGFFVNLYPVASTTTNFVQHNVYSNDNANAHQVFVNMPTQDQGDNQGSHTAGVSFSRDPQAGISMPMTFLTREQETVTSMASSDIEQQQPQQSVTFMRQQHTQPVTSISFSNTDEQPATFLSLNQPQPVTSVRSLNRENPPFGIGLSSTQGREPAVVSAEQHGNQQPPETARNENVVGNNGNKSASTSDNVKEKEGNADASGERIPSFWTACPYCYIMYEYSLDYTDCTLRCQNCKKAFQAVKIASPPPIIDGKEINFCCWGFMPFGLSLKDFDRNIDNDSSWSPFSSMFTCPRFGGNGGSHVNNHAVGGQSNANNLGSSHNAGGSISGGGRKHFAPRIYVDDDDDDVFVEVSESDEEWNRNKERKKAKNGKRKSARTGTPSKNAKKQQADKANSVEGHNDVNLQDSLATQGGVEMSHVETVESSKRGVASKTRRQPGRVAKHFGNLDLNVEFSNEVEDPIVQIGRENEAGEDDTVEVIGFFEGLDEFLSSLPILNAVDGDKVEAA, from the exons ATGGAGCATCCATTCTTCAtcaacaccaccaacaacaacaacccacaaacaaccCGACCCGAAGCCATACGTTGGCTTTCAATCTCCGAAAAACTCTTAACAAACCGTGACTTAATCGGATCCAAATCATTCGCAACCCGTGCCCGTGAATCCGACCCGACATTATCACCCGCTACTGACCAAATCTTAACCATCGTCGATACCTTAATCGCCGGCGATAAACGTATTAACAATCACCATTTTGATTATTACTCAATCCTTCAAATCCCTAATAATCAAACCCAAAATTCTGATTTCATTAATGAACAATATCGGAGATTTAATCTTCTTCTTAATCCTCAGAATAATAGTTTTCCATTTGCAGATCAAGCTTTTAGGTTAATTGTTGATGCCTTTTCAGTTCTTTCTAATCCTTTAAGGAAAAGCATGTATGATAAAGAACTGGGTTTCTTTGTTAATCTTTATCCAGTTGCTTCTACGACAACGAATTTTGTGCAGCATAATGTTTATTCCAATGACAATGCTAATGCACACCAAGTGTTTGTGAATATGCCTACTCAAGATCAAG GGGATAATCAAGGGTCACATACTGCTGGAGTAAGCTTTAGTAGGGATCCACAAGCTGGAATTTCTATGCCAATGACATTTCTAACTCGTGAACAAGAAACTGTGACATCTATGGCAAGCTCGGACATTGAGCAGCAGCAACCTCAACAATCTGTAACATTTATGAgacaacaacatacacaacctGTGACTTCTATCTCATTTTCGAACACAGATGAACAACCTGCGACATTCTTGAGTTTGAACCAACCACAGCCGGTAACCTCTGTGAGAAGCTTAAATAGAGAAAACCCACCATTTGGTATCGGGTTGAGCTCGACACAAGGGCGAGAACCTGCGGTGGTTTCTGCAGAGCAGCATGGGAATCAACAGCCCCCGGAGACGGCGAGAAATGAGAATGTGGTGGGGAACAATGGAAATAAGTCTGCAAGTACTAGTGATAATGTGAAGGAGAAAGAAGGGAATGCAGATGCATCAGGTGAGAGGATACCCAGTTTCTGGACTGCATGTCCTTATTGTTATATTATGTATGAGTACTCTTTGGATTATACTGATTGTACTTTGAGGTGTCAAAATTGTAAGAAGGCTTTTCAAGCTGTAAAAATTGCATCGCCGCCTCCAATTATTGATggaaaagaaattaatttttgttgTTGGGGATTTATGCCTTTCGGATTGTCTTTGAAGGATTTTGACAGAAATATAGATAATGATTCAAGCTGGTCTCCATTttcgtccatgtttacttgtccaCGATTTGGGGGGAATGGAGGGAGTCATGTAAACAATCATGCTGTTGGAGGACAGAGTAATGCGAATAATCTTGGCAGTTCGCATAATGCTGGTGGATCGATAAGTGGGGGTGGACGAAAACATTTTGCTCCGAGAATatatgttgatgatgatgatgatgatgtgtttgtTGAGGTTTCGGAGTCAGATGAGGAGTGGAATCGGAATAAGGAGAGGAAGAAAGCAAAGAATGGGAAGCGGAAGAGTGCAAGGACTGGAACCCCAAGTAAAAATGCCAAGAAACAGCAAGCTGATAAGGCGAACTCCGTTGAAGGGCATAATGATGTCAATTTACAAGATAGCTTAGCAACTCAAGGTGGTGTAGAAATGTCCCATGTTGAAACAGTTGAGTCAAGTAAAAGAGGTGTGGCAAGTAAGACACGAAGGCAACCTGGGAGGGTTGCAAAACACTTCGGCAATTTAGATTTGAATGTGGAGTTCAGTAATGAGGTTGAAGATCCCATAGTTCAGATTGGCCGAGAAAATGAAGCAGGAGAGGATGATACTGTTGAAGTAATTGGGTTTTTTGAAGGTCTTGATGAATTCCTTAGCAGTCTTCCTATACTCAATGCTGTGG